The window AGCAGGCTCGAGGTGGTCGTATTGGCACGGGCCTGAAGATGCTGGACACGGAGAACCAGCGCAGCAAGTTCGAGCTCGAGTTCGAGCTTTTCAGAAGTATCAGCGCCAGGGATGTTGAAGCGGGTGTTGACGCGGAGATTCAAGAGAGGCGGCGTGGTCGGATCGGTCGCGAGACTTTTCAGAATAGCAGTCACAGCTGCTAGCGATGATTCGCCACTCATGGTTGCGGCACAGAGGGCCGTTTAGACCCAGCAGCCGTGATATTGTCTCTGATGGGCGATGCCAGCGGTGGGAGAGACAGAGAGGTAAACGGTACAAAATGGGGGTAGCGACGGCGGGGTGATGGCGGTTAAAATGATTTGGGTCGTGGGGAACGACTTATCGAGGTGGTCGGCGGCGTAGGTGCAACTCATGCGGGGAATACTGAATTGGCGGCGAGTCCAGGTGCAGTATGTGGATTACACGACCCTTTGAGCGATGGGAATGCGACGGGCGACGATGGGATGACAGGCGACAGGCGACAGGCGACAGGCGGATTGCAAGACGCACAGAGGCTCGGATGGTGTGGCCGAGTTGCGCagatgtcgtcgtcgggtaACGGCACCAGAGTGTCGGGGAAGGCAAAAAAAGGGTCTTGCAAAAAGTTGAGTTGGACTGTAGTCGTCCAAATGGGCCGAAACCGCCGTGCGTAGGGTCTAGGCGAAGCGGAGACGCGGGTGTATTGTGAGGAGAGCTTTGTTCAGCCCCTCGTCGTCCTGTTGGACTTGTGCGGCCTGGTGAAAGGGtgaggcagcagcaaaggACTCGGGCGTCTTTGAGGGTAGGAGTGGGaacagggaggaggagacgtgaagagaggaggaggattgagAAAATGGGGTAGTCTGGGGGGCCGGTCGGGTcgccgaggagggcaagggatCGACGCTTCCCTGTCAATTCCCTGCACAACCGCCCTTTTTTTTAGTGGCAGTACGAAGAGTGATAGATAATACGGCGATAGATAGTGGTAGGGTggtgggcgagccgttgtGCCGTTGTCTTGTCTCGAACAGAAGAGCTGAATGTTGAATGGATGGCTTCTCTACACCGACATGTCTTTCAGGTGGTGTCTGTCTACAGCAAGCACACTACAAGTACCTAGGGACCTAATGGATCCCGCCGTTCAAATCAAGAAATAGGTCCTAGCCACCTGTCAGACAGTAGCCTGGGCGGGCAGCTAAAAGAGACTGCTGCTCTGGCCTCGTCCTGACTCGGGACACGCCCAATCTGCCCACCTACTCACCCACTCTTCCCGAACTGTCGGTTCGCGTTGCTGTGCACTAACAACCGTAGCGGCCCGACATTTACAACGTTCCCGTTTCTTCAGGCGTCGCCAGTTTGGGGTTTATCTGAACTATCTGATCTATCTGATGTCTCCGTGACGCCTCcctaccccccctccccccctcttctgTCTTGGTGGTGCAGGTGGTGCAGGTGGTGCTTGTCCAAAGAGAGGTGAGTGCTCCGTTGCTAGAGACATGCAGCTGTGCCGTGTGAGCTTCCCCGCTCGGGGGTTGCAGATGGTGCGCGGTAGGGCCTCAGGCAACATGCATTTTCTCTGAGTGCCTGATGGGAAAGCGCGAAAGCTCGAGcgaccttttttttttgcctgaTGAGTTCTCGCTTGCTTCGGACGCCACTGCGGGGCTCCAGACACAGGCGTGTCTCGCTGTGGCTCTATCTTTTGGGCGCTTCAAGCCTGTGTCTTCTTCGCCCACATCGTCACACGGAAATGCAGCGTTCCAAATGAAGGCCGGCACATGGTTCTCATGCTTCAGAGCTCATTGGTTTGACGCTTGAAGGTCCGTGAGAGTCTCACATCTCTATCCTAGCATCACTGCGGCGATATCCCACACCATCCATTACTCAATTCCGAATATTATCCGTCGTTTCGTTTCGCATTCAAAAAACATTCCCGTACCTATTCCAGCAACCAAGCAGCTTTCCAAGGCAATCTGATCGACAGGGTCGACCGACAGCTTCCCACCATTTACGGGGCAAGCCGTCCGTGGCCGCCAAAACCCCCGATCCTGAAAGGATTTGCATGCTCCTAGCGATCTCCTCCTGGTGAGTCTATCTTTTTTCACTTCCTCAAGCTGATGCTTCAAGTCAAAGTCAATATCTTCAGGGCAGCATTCGAAGCGAGTGTTCGCCAACCCCGCGGCCGCACTGACCAGTTATCTTCAGCCACTGACGTCATGGGGCACATGGGGAGTTTGCCTGAGGCGCATTGCCATCCCATTCTTTTGTCTCCTTGCTAGACCCTTACCGCCAACCCTTACAACAAAAATCCCAAAAAACGGAAGGTAAAAGAGCCATGTGGCTCAAGCAACGTCAATGGCTTTATGGCACCTATACTGACAGCTGAGATCGCACTGTTATTGTTGAAAAACGCTTGCCAAGCAGCATGTCCATGGTCCATGGCACACATAAAACTGTCTCATTCTTTGCTTGGTAAGTCCACATATCACCTGATGCCCACAGCTGTTGAGACCTGAAAGTCCTGAAAAGGTGAAACAAAAGCTCCTTGGAGAATCCCAAGCATGTCTGTCGGATGAACCAGCCGATCGGCAAGGGGCTGACATCCCGTCAAGCCCATTATACTGTCGTTCTCTCACCGCAGCTGGAATCCGTCCCTGGACCAGGCAGTTCTTTGCTCGTATAGGGGTTAACACCGGGCGAATCACGGCCATATCCGATATCCCTTCTACCAAAACCTCTGGCACGTGATCAAGACATCACAGGGAATGTCCTCTGGATCTGATCAACCGTTCCGGGGTGTTGACAGCGGTGGAGGACGGCCAATGGCGGCACCCATATTCCACTTAGCAAGCGGAAGGGAAAAGGATTGACCGTCTGGTGCGTTTTATATCTCTGATGAAGGGCCATGAACGACCACACAGTAGCTCTGTTCGATACTCCACGTGGGGTCCGACATGGCTCGGGTGTCCACAGACAACGGAGGAGAAGTTCCCTACGTGCATTGATCTGCACATGGAGTAACCGACGAACGAAAATGGTAATGCAAACCGCCCGCTCACCACCGGCTTTAGTAAAAATGTTCGACATGAATTCAGAAGGAGGCAGCCGGGTCTACATCAACACGTGGACCGGGGCCGGGAGCCGGGATTATTGTGGAAGACAAGGCCGGATCCATGAACCGGCGGTGGCAACCGCCAAGTCGGGTGGTCGGACAGCCGGCACCTCCAGGGAACTGAGAGACATTCTTTGTGTCTgggcttttttttgttctcaGACCGAGACTTCCCGAGACAACTGTTTCGAGGTCTGGATTGCTTGTGGCAGGATGGGATCTTGCATGCAGGGATTGGTAGCAAGGAGGGGGGTTATCAGACTTCTAAGGCCACTCAGGTATCCAGTTGCAAGCGACTACTCCAAGGAACCATTACTATTACCAGACCCAAGACCCAAAGTATCGCCTTTGTCTATCATACATGCGGTAACATTTCAACCCAAGCAGGACTGTAAAACACACCTAGAGGTGCGGCCCGTAAACTGATGAAGACCTCCACTACCAAAAACACGCGGGCGGCCAGCATCACAATTAGCAAGGTGATACCGAATATGAAAGgggtgatgagaaggggCATAACCGCCTGGCCTAACACTGCGACTTCATCATCCGAGTCGTAATGCTCTGGTTCGTCGCACCAGCTCCTTCCAAAGACACATGTAATCACACCGAGAATCAGCCAAGAAAAAGCGGCTGCAAAGAGTGTGGCCAATATCAGAGCTGGGTCCAGTAGATGCGATGATAATGGAGGATACCTTCCAGATAACGGCCTCTTGAACAGTGGGAAATTCGAAGTTCCAAGCCGAAAAATGGACACCGCCGTAGGCCACAGGTAGGACGAGAGAGCTAAATACTGCTAACTTGTGACGATAGACATAGGCCAGGGCTTCGAGGAGGAAGTCGAAGGGGTCTTTGGGTACGAGTTTGTGCTGAAAGTTGAGAATATTGCCATGGTTTCTATAGAAAAGTGAGTCTGTTCTTTGGCCACTTTGTGGATAGTTCTCATGGCGTTTCGGTCTTTGACTTCGTAGGAGCCTTGGGGGTCAAGGGGTTTCTGATCACAGATAAGCAATCTGAGTACAGCCACAAGGGCTACACGGGCAGCCAATAATGGTACCTTCGTCATAGGGTCGAAGATGACTTACATTAAACCAAAAGGCATACATCAAAATTGCACAAACCACATGTACCATAATGCGCAGCTCCAACAGACTGAGTGGTAAGCCATATACCTTGCGCGCAGCACACTCAATAATCACCCAACTAACTTGGATAACAACCAGCGATTTCTTGAAGAAGTCCGCCTTGCTCTGATGCATTTTGAAGGACCTTGGCAGCATCAGTGCTTTGACATCTTGATCTGCTACCTCCTTTGCAAGATGGACAGAGATGATACATGTGCGCATTTTGTGCCCTTCATCTATGTCGCTTTCTTGATGCCTCGCTGTGAGCCCACCCATCGTTACGAAGAAGGCATATTGCATATCGAAAACACACTACATTTGGTGTCAGCCTAGCTATCAACAATGGTGTAACATCCGAGGAGGTTTATGTATCAAATGCACATTTCAGACTCACATGGTCGGTTATATATGCTTGGTCTTCGGAGTGAGCATCTGCTGTACTGCCAGTGTCCTTTCTTGTagtcatcatcttctcatcGCACTTTTCACATGGTGTCGGGTTGTGCCATGGGAACACGGCTGGTAAGCTTGAAACGGGGTCTTGGTAGCTCCTGCCTGGAAACTGGATGTCTGCAACAATCGAAGTGTCGAAACTGACCGTTTCAGCTGTGATTATATCACCCAAGGTATCTGTTGtggcatcatcaacgagcttTGTTTTGTCCTTTtgttcctcttctttctcgcGCAAATGTTTCAACAGTGCTCTTGCTTCGAATAATTGAGAACAGGCTACGGTGGTAAGGTATGCATGTGCAAAAGTTATTATTTGGAAGTAGTTTTTGACGGATGGGAGATTCACTGATATTTTGAAAGCAAAGCCTGTTTTCTTGCATGTCTCTCTCCTCAAGCCTACAGCTCAGCCCGCCGTACAGCCTCGCCTTGTATGCCGCCTATGGCGACGTGGGGGCTATATCCGGTTCCCGGCATCCAAAAGGCTGGCCGTCAAAATGTCTATTCAGGCTTCAGCATAGGTCGCCTGATATGCCGCGTAGTTCTCAAGTAAAAGTGCACtgctggtttttttttttggaggtATTCAACTTCTCAATCAGCACGCTGGCATCGGCCCATACCCGCTCGGCCTTGGATTTCATACCCCATCCATGAATAGTTTCGGCTGGCTGCAGGTAGGAAAGCCCCTTTCCCAGCACCAAGGCTCGTCTGTGTACGTGTCTCGATTTACGTGATACCGCAACgtgaggggttgggatgCACCACATGCGGTGATACAGATCGGGGGGGAAAGTCAGGGTCGATCCCTTCGTGCAGGTAAGTCAGCTGTCCAAggttggtgggatgggattcTCATCATACGAGGCTGCGTCTAGATAGATAGATCTCTCCCTCGGATGTCCAATGATGGATGACTATGGCACTTGGTAATTTTGCTGGGTGGGTTTTGTGCTGTGATGTCGCCGCCAGTATCCTGAACCAAGTGAAAAGAATATTCTCAGTGACAAATGTGATGACACTGGATTGTGATACTGTGAGGAGGGAATGTTCACATCAGATTGGATATTGGAATTGTCATTCTGCCATGGCTAATCTCCATGGGAATCTTTCGGGGCAGTAGACTCACAGAACAGTTCCAAGTGGCAGTGCTTGGGTCACCTGCTTCTGATCTGAGGGGGAAGCCAGTTCCACGGACACGGTGGTATCCGTACGTACCGGAGTCTCTCTCGGGTTTGAGGATATATATTCGCGGCAAGGTTACCAGCGAAATCGGGATCAGACTGAGCGTAATCCCAACACCATGGTGCGGATTTGTTTCTCTTTAAGATTGATCTCGGGGACAATAAACCGCTCAAGCTTTTCGCCATGTGGTAATACTTGCATTACAGAATGAAGGATCACAGTGAGTACAATAACATCGACTAAGAACCATCAGTCCTCTTTTGCGATATTTGTCCCACCGATTTCAGATTAGTGGTTGTCATGGCAGCGAACCCCTATTCGTTCCAAGAACTTAaaagagggttagggttgttgTACACTAAGCACAGCTTCACTTTTTACCGATAAGATAAGGAATTTCATCCCACCTTTGAGCTGCACACCAGCGCGCGCAATTGGATCGGTtcgccagccagccaaaaAGTTATTTTTCCTCTCTGGTCGCAagccttcctccttcttgatcagcCCGCCGACTGATCGCACCAGCTAGCTAGCTAGTCGATGGCTTTCAGGTCACTCAGCCACCACTCACGGATCCTGTCTCGACTGCTGCCAACCGTTTCCGTTCCCGCTGTTGCAAGAGTTACCGCCGCTGCCCCCACTACTACTACATTTGCGATCAGGACGTCGAACCCCCTTCGAACGATGGCTTCGACGGCGGCAGAGGTTGCCATGCCACCAACCGAACCAGATGTCACCATCCAAGAAACCACATCTCCCGCCAATGCTGTCGGGCGCACCCCCGAAGAAGCCGCCGCGGCAGAGAACGCAGTAAAATGGTgcatctcctcccttcccaaAGATGTCCTCGCAAGGAGGGtgcccatcccccccaacgGCGTCGACTACAGAGGCAAGATTGTTCTCGCGCCAATGGTACGATCGGGGGAGCTGCCGGCCAGGTTGCTGGCGCTCAAGTACGGGGCTGATTTAGTATGGGGTAtgttccctctcccttccttTCTTTACATTTCTTTGCTAACAAGGTGTGATTGATAAAACAGGCCCAGAAACAGTCGACCACTCCCTCATCGGCACCACCCGGCGCACCAACCCCCGAACCTCCTGCATCGAATGGacccgccccccctcccaagcccacaACAAAGCCGGTTACGACGAGAACGTCATCTTCCGGCTTGACCcaacaagagaaaagggaaagCTGGTCTTCCAGATTGGAACCTCTGACCCGGATAGAGCGCTCGCGGCGGCGAGGCTGGTGGCGGGGGATGTGGCTGGGATAGACGTCAACGCCGGCTGTCCAAAGCCTTTCTCTACGTCGGGCGGGATGGGCGCTGCGCTGTTGCAGACGCCGGATAAGCTTGTTGCCATCCTGGAGAATCTTACGAGGCATATCATCCCCGagtttgggattgggatCTCGGTGAAGATTAGATTGCTGGAGACACCGGAGAAGACGGAGGCGTTGGTTAGGAGGTTGGTAGGGACGGGGATCACGGGGCTGACGATCCACTGCCGGACTACGCCTATGCGACCGAGAGAACGGGCGATAAGGGGGCAGTTGAGGATGATTGGGTACATCTGTCGCGAGGCGGGGGTGGCGTGCGTGGTGAATGGGGATGTGGCGGACAGGCGGGATGGGTATAAGCTCATGGAGGAGTTCAGGGTGGACGGGGCAATGAttgcgacggcggcggagaagaatCCGAATGTGTttttgaaggagggggaggagaagacaaCGTGGGAGCAATATGCGAGGGAGCTGGTGAGGTttgcgatggaggtggagaatAAGATGAGTAATACCAAGTTTACGCTCAGTCAGATTGTGCCGGGGCGGGAGCCGGTTTATAAGACCATGTGCGCGCAGGGGAAGAGTTATGAGGAGTTGGTTAAGGTGATGGGGtttgaggagatgatggagatggcgaggaggacggatgaggtgttgaggttgggggggtgggcgccaaagaaggagggcaaggggaagaaggggcagcaacagcaggtgaaggggaagaatgagaagaagaggaagagtgaggatgaggttgatggggcaaaggaggtcaagaaagagaaggtggtggtggttgctgagcCAGTTGCCCAACAGGACGGGCCTGCTCTTGCTCAGGCAGCGTAAACTGAGTTGGTTGTGATTTGGAGATGGATATACCCCTTGTATTATATTTGAGTTATGGGCGAGCATGGTTGGTAGATATACAAAATAGACGGGCAGGCAGCATATGGAATGGAAAATATAGATACGGTTTAGCGTTTGATCTCTTGCCTCGTGGAGATGGACAAATCCACGGACTTTGAACAGTAACCAAACCGATGAACAAATTATGAACTTTCCGCAATGGTTTCCATATTCACATTACACAACCCCATATGTATTCCCTTTCATCCCATCATGATTAcgcatccccacccccaccctaaaccctcctcccctgcgCCAACAACTCCGACACCTTCGGCGGCAACACCAACGCACTCCTGTCATTCCTTCTGTAAAAGTCCACCAGCGCCACCGCCGTCTTCTCAGGCAAGTCCTCATGAATAAAGTGCCCCGCCTCAGGAAACACCTGGAGAGCATATTTCCCTATTTTTGTTTCTGTCAGCAACCATCACCTCTCATTTCTCACGTATAGAAAGGTAAAACACACCCTGCATCTGCCCAATAGTCAACTCGGTATCCAACCTATCCGTCCCCGCCAAAAGCAACATCTTccccgcccccttccccaatcCCGTCGCCCCTTGCCCCAGAAACTTCTTGCTCAATCCCACAAACCACCCTTGCCAAAACGGCTGGGTAGAACTAAGATCCGTCCGCCATTTCCACGGTTTTGACACCTTCGTTGAgggtggctgttgctgtggttgtgtggttgtggtggtggtatcgACTAGTAGAGCAGGGACACTAACCCTCGCACTGACGCTATTTCTTATTGTTCGTGACCTAACATGCCATTCTATGCCTTCCTTTAATGAATGAAACCCCTGTGGCCGGGTGCTGAGGTATGTCTGCATTGACTGCAAGGCGTCTAGGGCTGAGCCTTCGACAACATCGAGTACTGCGTATCCCAGTAGGGAAACtgaagggggaagaaggggttggtAGGCGAGTTCGGTGACGACGGCTCCGCCTAGAGAATGGCCTACTAGgatgagaggggggatgtcAGGCCAGGACATGGCTTTGGCCGTGAGGAGGATTGCATTGCAGAGGTCTTGGGATAGAGTACCGAGGGAGAGGTCGGTTGGTTcgttggggctgggggaggtgatggttgttAGGCCGTGGCCGCGGGCatcgagggagaggatgccgGCTGAGGGGAGACGTTTGCGAATTTCAGAGCCGAGGACggcgaaggagagggcggaggagccGGCGCCGTGGTGGGTTACGAAGAGGGGACCGCCGGTGGATGGTTTGGCTCCTGGtgctgggttgttggtggttgaaggggtAGGGGGATCaggggaggtgaggtagACGTGGTAGGTTATGGTCCCGTCtgttgagaggagggagagttcACGTTCAAAGTAGGTTGTCCAGGGGATTGGGTCTAAGGACGAGCGGGTTGGAACTCTGAGGAGGGTGTTAGTTAGAAGTTGATATCAGAATGGGTGAGTTAGGGTGAACATACCCTTGTGGCCTTGCAAACAGAGCTCTACCCGGTGATGGGATTACTGTGCCGGTTGATGAGACTGAAGATGCTGACGAGGAGTCGTCATCTTGTGGGTGGTTTGGAATAGATGAGAGAGAACCAAACtggtcttcatcttcttcatccagcTCATTGAAGTCGGGAAGACCAACAGGTGGCTGTAATGTCGTTGCTGGGATTGGCATTGCCGTGGTCCCCATGGCTTGGCTTGGTGCGTAGGCGTGCGCTTGCATCGTGTTGGAAAGTCTTGCTTTTGCCCACTTCTTCTGCAGCTCGCTCATGATCTGTCTCTTCCCAGACGTTGATACAAGCCTTGTTCCCCttacacctcctccttcctggTGGGGTTTCCCTTGTATTCTTTTTTCTCGGCCGGGGCTTTGATGGTTCACGATGAATGGCgccaagcaaaaaaaaaaaaaagaatgtcAAATCTCAGTAGTACAGACCGTCAGCAAGAATAGAAGTAGTCAATTTGATATCACACGACTCGATGTATCGTGTGACAGGCCGAGTTGGTCGTTGGTGTGGTTGCTTGATGATTGATCATTAGGTGCTGTTCATACAATTGGGAGAGTGAGGTCATTGGTTGTCAGCGCCCAAAGTTTGCGCACTGTGATGCCCCTCAGGCATGTGTGGGCAACCCCGTACCAAAGGCCCTCGTTTACAGTGCCAAAAGATTATGGAGTTACTGTCCTAGATGTGATCTCTTAATTCTTCAAATTTGAAGTTGCACAACATCTTTCCAACATCCCAATCAAGTATCTTTCGCCTCTATTTGTACACTTGACATTTCTTGTGTTCTTACTCAACTCTTTTTCTGGAGAATGACGGTGTTACTCGATGGCTTTGTGGAACTTGACCCAACTTTGAGGAAGAACATGTCGACTTTGACTCAACAGAGAAAGCAGCTCAAGCCAGCTCACATCTGGATATGAAGCACAGTTGGCCAACCGAAGTCGGTACCACCTACCCAAGCAGCGTTCAAGTCGATGCATTACTGCATGAATGATGGCTGTGCACGGGACAGGCGATCCCCTCTCTGGGTGCCCAGGGTTTCCCACTTCGGATGAAGTCGTATCGTTGGCTATGTCAAAGTCTGATGCACTTTGGATTCGAGAATTCCTGCACTTTTGTTGTTCGCTGCAGGGTCAAGGGGTCAGGGGGGATCTCGGGGAGTACAGGCTATGATGCACAATACTTTTGTCGGGAGAAAGTAAGCAAAGGATTCTTTTTCCACGTGTTGAAACAAGCTGACCGTCTTGGGAATGCCTCTGGAGGAAGTTGTCAAGGGCAGACAACATGCCAGTTCACGAAGACATATGTCGTCCCAGGAATACCGCAGGGCTGTTGAATCTGCCACGCGCTTCCGTTAATATCAAGTCTTGAACACTACACTACCAGGACATGACAGCGGGTGTTGACATCAGCTCTTTTCGCCCACTTCAAAGTTTCATGCATCGTAAAAATGTACCAGAGACGCTATCGCTAAAACAACTTTCGGACCCCCACAGCCAATCGGTAGCCAATTGCCCGCCGCAGAGCCGCCCAAGAGGTTGCAAAGCACTGTGCAGGGGTCTTCCACCCAGCGCCCCTTTGCCGCTAAGGTTTCAGATGGCCTCCAGGTCCTCGACCCGCACCCTCGGTTCTCCCCGTTCGCTCCccctcttcgcctcctccacagcccGTCGTCGAGGCCCAGGAGACCTCCGGAGTCAATCGACTGGTCAAGGGATCGCCGAATTGCTCGGGTGTTCGTGACGAGGCCAATAGAACTTGACACCTGCCAGCAGGATGCAGTCCCATTCGACAACAGAACCTGTCAAGAATTCGCCCTGAAGCTAGGGATTGCTTTtgtctgttttttttttgcccaTCGCCAGGGCAGCTTTCTCCAGTCCCGTTTCAGATACCCGCTGGGTCCCGTCTCCTTCATGTCTGCCCCCCCCTGTTGATCCATTTTGATCCCTATCAACAAGCCGTCTCTCgcttttccctctttctGGCCTTCTTTCGTTTCCCGATTTCTGGCTTTTTGGGCCAACAACCGTATATCGACACTTGTGTTGAAAACAGCTTCACTTTCACagttctccctcctcgaggggCAACTTGTTTgccctctttctttcctttctccTCACCATCTTTTCATTCTTTCCAGGTTGATCCTTGGCCAGTTATTTTGAATGCCTCTCTTTTAGACTACCACGATTTTCACTTCTTCGATTCTTAACTTATTCCGGACCGGTTTCGAGGAATTTACATATCAAACCCTATTGACTAAATCTCAGACGTGAAGGGGACGATATATCGAAGAAGAGAGAAGCAGTTGCGAACTGGACATTCAGCAAAACTAGAAGGGCGGATAAGGAAGATATACCGACGACAGAGCACTCGCTGCACACGATTTTTCATTCGATCATTTATACCAACATTTCATTAAACGActtgaaaagaaaagggggaaacGATGAAGACGTGGATTTTTAGGGCAGGTTTGGCCGGTTTGGCTCTGGCGAATGGAGTACTCGGCGCGGATATTCTCGAGACAGTAGGATTCAGCAACTGCAACGGCACTGCTGCAGTTTCGGTACAAAGGGTCAACATCAAGTACAACAACGAGGACAAATCAGTAACCTTCGATGTGGCCGGCTCGAGCTCGCAGATTCAGAATGTCACAGCCGTCTTGAACGTCACGGCTTACGGTCAGAACATCTACTCGAACGCTTTCGATCCGTGCGATGCCGCCACCTTTGTTGACCAGTTGTGCCCCGTTCCCGCGGGCACTTTTTCTGCCAAGGGCACGCAAAAGATTCCCGAGGAGTTTGCCAACTTGGTTCCAGCTATCGCGTTTCAGATTCCCGATATTGCGGCCATGGCTACGTTGCAGCTTCAGTCCAAGGAGTCCGGTGAGAGGGTAGCGTGTCTGGAGGCTCAGGTGAGCAACGGCAAGACTGCCGTTGTCCCTGCCGTTTCCTacgttgctgctggtgttgctggggcTGCTTTGATCATGAGCGGCATCTCTGCTGCTGGAGCGGTCTTCTCAGGTGCCAGTGCTGCGGCTAGCGGTGCCAGTGCTGGTGGTATGGGGACTATCAGCCCCAGCTTCACCGAGGTCTTCGGCTGGTTTCAGGGCATGGCCATGAACGGTATGATGTCGGTCA is drawn from Podospora pseudocomata strain CBS 415.72m chromosome 1 map unlocalized CBS415.72m_1, whole genome shotgun sequence and contains these coding sequences:
- a CDS encoding uncharacterized protein (EggNog:ENOG503NYSU); amino-acid sequence: MQYAFFVTMGGLTARHQESDIDEGHKMRTCIISVHLAKEVADQDVKALMLPRSFKMHQSKADFFKKSLVVIQVSWVIIECAARKVYGLPLSLLELRIMVHVVCAILMYAFWFNKPLDPQGSYEVKDRNAMRTIHKVAKEQTHFSIETMAIFSTFSTNSYPKTPSTSSSKPWPMSIVTS
- the dus2 gene encoding tRNA-dihydrouridine synthase 2 (BUSCO:EOG092628FW; EggNog:ENOG503NU4X; COG:J) — its product is MAFRSLSHHSRILSRLLPTVSVPAVARVTAAAPTTTTFAIRTSNPLRTMASTAAEVAMPPTEPDVTIQETTSPANAVGRTPEEAAAAENAVKWCISSLPKDVLARRVPIPPNGVDYRGKIVLAPMVRSGELPARLLALKYGADLVWGPETVDHSLIGTTRRTNPRTSCIEWTRPPSQAHNKAGYDENVIFRLDPTREKGKLVFQIGTSDPDRALAAARLVAGDVAGIDVNAGCPKPFSTSGGMGAALLQTPDKLVAILENLTRHIIPEFGIGISVKIRLLETPEKTEALVRRLVGTGITGLTIHCRTTPMRPRERAIRGQLRMIGYICREAGVACVVNGDVADRRDGYKLMEEFRVDGAMIATAAEKNPNVFLKEGEEKTTWEQYARELVRFAMEVENKMSNTKFTLSQIVPGREPVYKTMCAQGKSYEELVKVMGFEEMMEMARRTDEVLRLGGWAPKKEGKGKKGQQQQVKGKNEKKRKSEDEVDGAKEVKKEKVVVVAEPVAQQDGPALAQAA
- the PPE1 gene encoding Protein phosphatase methylesterase 1 (BUSCO:EOG09264E5J; MEROPS:MER0037853; COG:S; EggNog:ENOG503NYW4) gives rise to the protein MSWPDIPPLILVGHSLGGAVVTELAYQPLLPPSVSLLGYAVLDVVEGSALDALQSMQTYLSTRPQGFHSLKEGIEWHVRSRTIRNSVSARVSVPALLVDTTTTTTQPQQQPPSTKVSKPWKWRTDLSSTQPFWQGWFVGLSKKFLGQGATGLGKGAGKMLLLAGTDRLDTELTIGQMQGKYALQVFPEAGHFIHEDLPEKTAVALVDFYRRNDRSALVLPPKVSELLAQGRRV